AGGAGCGCGACGATGCGGTCGAAGGTGCGGGCGATGGTGTTCGTGCGGCCCTCGATGCGGCGCTCCAGCTGCGAGGTGTCGCGCAGCAGCCGGTGGTAGCGCTCGGCCCAACGGGCGTGGTCCTCACGGTCGTTGCACCCGTGGCAGGGGTGGGCGCGCAGGGTCGTGCGCAGCCGGGCGATCTCGCGGTCGTCGGCGGCCTGGGACCGCTTCTTGCGGTGCCGCTCCGGCGGGATGTGCCCGGCCTTGGTGCGCAGCGCGGAGGCGAGGTCGCGACGGGACTGCGGTGAGCGCGGGTTGAAGGACTTCGGGATGCGCATCCGCTCCAGTGCCTCGACGGGCACCGGGAAGTCTATGGACGCCAGCCGCTTGACCTGCCGCTCGGCGGTGAGGACCAGCGGGCGCGGGCCGTCGTGCTGCTCGAAGCCGCGGTGGCCGTTGGAGCGGCCGGCCGGCAGACCGGGGTCGAGGACCAGGGCCAGGCCCGCGTACTTGCCGGTCGGGACATGGATGACGTCGCCGGGCTTGAGCCTCTCCAGGGCGACGGCGGCCTCGGCGCGGCGCTGCGCCGCGCCCTGCCGGGCGAGCTCCGTCTCGCGGTCCTTCAGTTCGCGGCGCAGCCGTGCGTACTCCTCGAAGTCGCCGAGGTGGCAGGTCATGGCCTCCTTGTAGCCCGTGAGGCCCTCTTCGTTGCGCTGCACCTGCCGGGAGATCCCGACGACCGACTTGTCGGCCTGGAACTGCGCGAACGACGTCTCGAGCAGTTCGCGCGAGCGGTGCCGGCCGAACTGCTCGACCAGGTTGACGGCCATGTTGTACGACGGCTTGAAGCTGGAGCGCAGCGGATAGGTGCGCGTGCCCGCGAGGCCCGCGAGGTGATCGGGGCTCATGCCGCGCTGCCACAGCACCACCGCGTGACCCTCGACGTCGATGCCGCGGCGGCCGGCGCGGCCGGTGAGCTGGGTGTACTCGCCGGGGGTGATGTCGGCGTGCTGTTCGCCGTTCCACTTGACGAGCTTCTCCAGCACCACCGAGCGCGCGGGCATGTTGATGCCGAGCGCGAGGGTCTCGGTGGCGAACACGGCCTTGACCAGGCCGCGGACGAACAGCTCCTCGACGACCTCCTTGAACGTCGGCAGCATGCCCGCGTGGTGGGCGGCGATGCCGCGTTCCAGGCCCTCCAGCCACTCGTAGTAGCCCAGGACGTGCAGGTCCTCGGTGGGGATGGACGCGGTGCGCTCCTCGACGAGGGCGCGCACCTTGTCCCGCGCCTCCTCGTCGTTCAGCCGCAGGCCCGCGTACAGGCACTGCTGGACGGCGGCCTCGCAGGCGGCGCGGCTGAAGATGAACGTGATCGCGGGCAGCAGGCCCTCGGCGTCGAGCCGCTCGATGACCTCGGGCCTGCCGGGCGTCCACACCCGGGAGCGCTGTCGGCGCTCCCGCTCGCGGTCGGCCTCGCGCATGGTGCGGCCGCGCCTGCGGTCCTGGTACGACGGCCGGCTCGCCTCCATGCGGGCCATGCGCGTCAGATCGGGGTTGACGGCCTTCTTGTGGCCCTCGCCCTCCTCGAACAGGTCGTACATCCGGCGCCCCGCGAGCACGTGCTGGAACAGCGGCACGGGCCGGTGCTCGGAGACGATCACCTCGGTGTCGCCGCGGACGGTGTCGAGCCAGTCACCGAACTCCTCCGCGTTCGACACGGTCGCCGACAGCGACACCAGCGTCACCGACTCGGGCAGGTGGATGATCACTTCCTCCCAGACCGCGCCGCGGAAGCGGTCGGAGAGGTAGTGCACCTCGTCCATGACCACATAGCCGAGGCCGAGGAGGGTCTGGGAGCCCGCGTACAGCATGTTCCGCAGGACCTCGGTGGTCATCACGACGATCGGGGCGTCGGAGTTGACGCTGTTGTCGCCGGTGAGGAGACCGACCTTCGCCGTGCCGTAGCGGCGGCACAGGTCGGAGTACTTCTGGTTCGACAGCGCCTTGATGGGTGTTGTGTAGAAGCACTTCTTGCCCTGTTGGAGGGCGAGGTGGACGGCGAACTCGCCGACGATCGTCTTGCCCGATCCGGTGGGCGCGGCCACCAGCACGCCCTTCCCCGCTTCGAGCGCCTGGCAGGCCTCGATCTGGAAGGGGTCGAGGCCGAAGTCGTACATCTCGCGGAAGGAGGCGAGCGCGGTGGCCTGCTCGGCAGCGCGCTTACGGGCTGCCGCGTACCGCTCGGCCGGTGAGAGGTCCTCTGTCATCGTGCTTTCGAGCGTACCGGGCCCCACTGACAACAGGACGATCATTATCCGGATCGGGGCGCGGGCCGGGCGTGAACGGCGGCGGGCCCCACCGGCTCATCCGGTGGGGCCCGCGGGCGTCGTCGTCACGGCAGGTGCCGTGTCCGTCCGGTCATGTGACGTCGTCGTAGCCGTTGACCCGGTCCGTGCCCGACTGCTCGGGCAGGGCGCGGCCGGCCGAGACCGCCTCGACCTCGCCGATGTCCTCGGGGGTGAGGTCCAGGTCCGAGGCCTCGTCGTCGTCGGGACCCTCGGCCTCGCGGCGGCGCTTGCGCCGGTCGTTGAGCAGGGAGAAGGCGACGGCGCCGAAGTACAGCACCCAGATCGGCCCGGCCAGCGCCAGCATGGAGATGGGGTCGGTGCTGGGGGTGGCGACGGCCGCGAAGACCGTGATGCCCATGATCATGCCGCGCCACCAGCCGAGCATGCGCTTGCCGCTGATCACGCCGGTGAGATTCAGCATCACCAGCAACAGGGGCAGCTCGAAGGAGAGGCCGAAAACGACCACCATGCGCGTGACGAGCTGGAGCAGGTCGTCGAGCGGCAGCAGGTTGTCGACGCCGTTCGGCGTGAAGTCGATGAGCACCTTGGCGGTCGTGGGCAGCACCCGGTAGGCGAAGTAGCCGCCTCCGAGGAAGAGCGGGACGCCGGTGCCGACAAATCCGTAGGCGTACTTCCTCTCGTGCCGGTGCAGACCCGGCGCGACGAACGCCCACAGCTGGTAGAGCCAGACCGGCGAGGCGAACACGACACCGGCCATCAGCGAGACCTGCAGGGCCAGGGTGAAGGGCGCGAGCAGACCGTTGATCGTGATCCGCGCACACTGCTGGCTGTCGCCGGACGACTTCGCCAGTTCCTCGAAGGTCTTCCCACAGCCGACCGAGTCGAGGATCGGCTTGGTGAGGAAGTTGATGATGTCGTTGTAGAAGAAGGCGGCGACGACCGTGATGACCACGATGGCGAGCATCGCCTTCGCGAGCCGGTTGCGCAGCTCCCGGAGGTGCTCCGCGAGGGGCATCCGCCCCTCGGGATCCTTCTCCTGTTTGCGGGCAGACTTGGGCAACCCACATCCTCATCTCGTACGGCGGGCCGGGGCATCCGGCCCTGCGTCAGCGCTGGGTCGTGTCCGTCGGCTCGTTGACCGGGCGGGAGCTGGCCACATCGCCGGGCGCGGACTGGATCGTGCGCTGCGCCGGGGGCTGTTCGTTGTTCGGCGGGCCGGCGGGCGCGGACGGCTGGCCGTCCTCCTTCATCGCCTTGGCCTCGCTCTTCAGGATGCGCGCGGACTTACCGAGGGACCGCGCCATGTCCGGAAGCTTCTTCGCGCCGAACAGCAGGATGATGACGACGAGGATGAGAATGATCTCGGGAGCGCCGAGCCTTCCGAACATAAGTCTTTACCTTCTCACCGAGGCGGCTTTGAGTGGGGGTGCTGTCCGATCGGTCGGACATCTGTCCGACCGCCGTGCAGCGATCGTAACGCTCAGGGGTAAACGGGGGGCAATCCCTGTGCGTACTCCCGGTCTGCGGACCGCGCCTCGTTCTTCGGGCCGCGATCAGAGCGTACCTGTCCCCCGCAGGAAGTAGACAGGCCGAAGTGACTCATTGCGCATCCATGGTGCGACTCATATCCGCTCCACATACCGCCCACAGTGCGCCCGGGAGAACGGCTCATATCCGCTCGGCGGCACGCGCGGTGC
The Streptomyces sp. CGMCC 4.7035 DNA segment above includes these coding regions:
- the tatC gene encoding twin-arginine translocase subunit TatC, whose translation is MPKSARKQEKDPEGRMPLAEHLRELRNRLAKAMLAIVVITVVAAFFYNDIINFLTKPILDSVGCGKTFEELAKSSGDSQQCARITINGLLAPFTLALQVSLMAGVVFASPVWLYQLWAFVAPGLHRHERKYAYGFVGTGVPLFLGGGYFAYRVLPTTAKVLIDFTPNGVDNLLPLDDLLQLVTRMVVVFGLSFELPLLLVMLNLTGVISGKRMLGWWRGMIMGITVFAAVATPSTDPISMLALAGPIWVLYFGAVAFSLLNDRRKRRREAEGPDDDEASDLDLTPEDIGEVEAVSAGRALPEQSGTDRVNGYDDVT
- the tatA gene encoding Sec-independent protein translocase subunit TatA, which produces MFGRLGAPEIILILVVIILLFGAKKLPDMARSLGKSARILKSEAKAMKEDGQPSAPAGPPNNEQPPAQRTIQSAPGDVASSRPVNEPTDTTQR
- a CDS encoding DEAD/DEAH box helicase, giving the protein MIVLLSVGPGTLESTMTEDLSPAERYAAARKRAAEQATALASFREMYDFGLDPFQIEACQALEAGKGVLVAAPTGSGKTIVGEFAVHLALQQGKKCFYTTPIKALSNQKYSDLCRRYGTAKVGLLTGDNSVNSDAPIVVMTTEVLRNMLYAGSQTLLGLGYVVMDEVHYLSDRFRGAVWEEVIIHLPESVTLVSLSATVSNAEEFGDWLDTVRGDTEVIVSEHRPVPLFQHVLAGRRMYDLFEEGEGHKKAVNPDLTRMARMEASRPSYQDRRRGRTMREADRERERRQRSRVWTPGRPEVIERLDAEGLLPAITFIFSRAACEAAVQQCLYAGLRLNDEEARDKVRALVEERTASIPTEDLHVLGYYEWLEGLERGIAAHHAGMLPTFKEVVEELFVRGLVKAVFATETLALGINMPARSVVLEKLVKWNGEQHADITPGEYTQLTGRAGRRGIDVEGHAVVLWQRGMSPDHLAGLAGTRTYPLRSSFKPSYNMAVNLVEQFGRHRSRELLETSFAQFQADKSVVGISRQVQRNEEGLTGYKEAMTCHLGDFEEYARLRRELKDRETELARQGAAQRRAEAAVALERLKPGDVIHVPTGKYAGLALVLDPGLPAGRSNGHRGFEQHDGPRPLVLTAERQVKRLASIDFPVPVEALERMRIPKSFNPRSPQSRRDLASALRTKAGHIPPERHRKKRSQAADDREIARLRTTLRAHPCHGCNDREDHARWAERYHRLLRDTSQLERRIEGRTNTIARTFDRIVALLTELDYLRADEVTEHGKRLARLYGELDLLASECLRERVWEGLDPAELAACVSALVYEARVGDDAMAPKLPSGKAKAALGEMVRIWGRLDALEEEFRITQTEGVGQREPDLGFAWAAYMWASGKGLDEVLREAEMPAGDFVRWCKQVIDVLGQIGAASPAEGSTVAKNARKAVDQLLRGVVAYSSVG